A region of the Gammaproteobacteria bacterium genome:
TCACGGACGCGCGCGGCCTCAAGACCACGGTGGTCCGCAATATCTTGCCCAGGCGCGTGCTGATCCGGCTCGCGACCTCTCCTCCCGGGCTGCTGCTGAAAGTCGATGGCAAGGGCATGCGCGCACCGCACGCGTTCACTTCCTGGTGGGGTTACCAGATCAGGATTATAGCGCCGGATCAGACCAGCGCCGCCGGTCGTCGATGGGTGTTCAAGGCATGGTCGGACGGTCGCGCGCGCAATCATGTTATCGTCACGCCCGCTGCGTTGCGCGGCTACGGGGCGACGTTTCGATAACTTCTTCCGGGCGCGCGGATTTCGATGCTGCCTGGACGCGAGCCGTTAGCGTAGTCAGCCGTTACACACGCGACGCTGGCGGCACGATCCGAGTTCCGCGCCATGGATTGTGACGTCAAGCAGGCCTAGATCACTGGGATAATGACGTACGCGTGGCCGGCAAGCCCCGACTCGAGACAAACGTTATTTTTACGATTTGATGTCTCCGACTGTCAACGACTTAACAGTTGCGGCCAGAGCGCTTGATCGCTAGGTATAGACGGTGACTGAAGCACAGGCCCGCCGTGAGCGTCATGCCCCCGCACAGCTTTATGCGTTAATTGATAATAGCCACTTGTCGGGGAAAATTGCCGTCGGTCGGCGCGATTGGTGACAAGAATTCGAGGGGGAAGCTACATTTCGAATTTGTGTTCGTCCAGACACGGATCACGCCACGCGTACCACACCGGCAGCGCATATAACGAACTTCATGACCATTCGAGAAGTATCTGATGTTCCCACGGGGGGGCCAGCGAGGATGCCGGATACAGCTGTCGCGACCTGGCGAGACGTTGATGCGGCATTGTGTCCCATCATCGGCCAGGGTGGTGTTGCCGCGCTCTTCAAACGGAGCCTGTACCTGACGCGCGTCGACTACCCCTGGTTGTTGGCGGTATACGACGGCGCTGTCCCGCCTGATGAGTTCACCGCCTTGTACACGGCGCTATCGCAGCAACCGAGCGCGACCGCCGCGGCCGCAAACGGCGCATTGGAGCAGACCTTCTACGATCAACTGGCCAATCTGATCGGCGGGTCACTGACCGAGCGGCTGCTTGGCTCCATTTTAGATAACGCTTCAAGCAGCCGTACCACACAGGATACCTCGGCATGACTACGAGCAAAGCGACTATCAAGCGCCTAGGATCGGGCGTACCATGGATGGACGAGGTGCTCGGCGGCGGTCTGCCAGAGTTCTCGTTCAATCTCATCGTAGGAGCGCCTGGCTCCGGCAAGACAACACTGGCGCACCAGATCATGTTCGCGCTGGCCACGCCCGAGCGCCATGTGCTCTACTTCACGGTGCTGGGCGAGCCGCCGCTGAAAATGTTGCGGTACCAGCAGCAGTTCGATTTCTTCGATAGTGAGAAAGTTAACCGCGCAATCCGCTTCTTCAACCTCGCCGACGACACCGCGGCCGGCGACCTCGACAAGGTGCTCTCACGCATCGTAGCCAAGGTCGAGGAGTATGAGCCGTCCTTGATTTTCGTCGACTCTTTCCGTTCGATGGTGCTCGCCAGTCAAAACGAGGGTAACTCGTTCCTCACGTTGCAGAAGTTCATCCAGGAACTCGGCATGTTGATGACGAGCTGGCAGGCCACGACGTTCCTGATCGGGGAATACGTCGCCGAGAGCGATCCGAACCAGATTTTCACCGTCGCCGATGGACTGATCTGGTTGCGCCAGAGCGTGCAGCGCAACTCCGTGGTCCGAAAGATGGAGATCATGAAGATGCGCGGGCAGCCCACGTTGCCGGGGCTTCACACGTTTCGCATCAGCACCGCCGGCATCAACGTGTTCGCGCCCCCGCAACTTCCCATACCGAACGGAGATGAGTCGCCCGCAGCCGTTCGGTTGCGGATGGGCGTGGCCGGTCTGGACGAAATGATGGGCGGCGGCCTGCCACGCGGCTACTCGTTGCTGGTCGCGGGCCCGTCTGGATCGGGCAAGAGCATCATGGCTTCGGCCTTCCTGGCCGAAGGGGCGCGCAATGGCGAGACCGGCGTCATTGCGGCCTTCGAACAGCGCCCCAACCGGTCACGCGGTCAGGCAATGGCCGACCTTATCACCAAAGGCGTGGTCGGCGTAGTCGACACCCGGGCGTCGGATTT
Encoded here:
- a CDS encoding AAA family ATPase; this encodes MTTSKATIKRLGSGVPWMDEVLGGGLPEFSFNLIVGAPGSGKTTLAHQIMFALATPERHVLYFTVLGEPPLKMLRYQQQFDFFDSEKVNRAIRFFNLADDTAAGDLDKVLSRIVAKVEEYEPSLIFVDSFRSMVLASQNEGNSFLTLQKFIQELGMLMTSWQATTFLIGEYVAESDPNQIFTVADGLIWLRQSVQRNSVVRKMEIMKMRGQPTLPGLHTFRISTAGINVFAPPQLPIPNGDESPAAVRLRMGVAGLDEMMGGGLPRGYSLLVAGPSGSGKSIMASAFLAEGARNGETGVIAAFEQRPNRSRGQAMADLITKGVVGVVDTRASDLSVDEIAKLLIAEIGRLKATRVVIDSLSGFELALAPTFRDDFRESMARLVSALASTGVTVMMTSELEDRYSDLRFSPYGTAFLTDAIIVQRYIEVNSRLQRVIAVVKVRASMHSSELRLFHIDDDGLVIGEMLPDHEGLLGGRPTRRKGVSGCTVGAEEG